The following coding sequences lie in one Changpingibacter yushuensis genomic window:
- a CDS encoding ABC transporter ATP-binding protein encodes MDIAVNGLVKKFGSFTALDHLDLAVESGSVHGFLGPNGSGKSTTIRTLLGLYRRESGQVTVLGQDPATSADTINRKVAYVPGDVALWPNLTGMQCLDALASMRGARDAARESLLIERFALDPSKRVRTYSRGNRQKVALIAALSAPVKLLLLDEPTSGLDPLMEQAFRETIAEAQGSQQTVLLSSHILSEVQSVCTDVTIIREGRTVESGSLAQMRHLAAREIRARGPKPQLTAFCLSLTSSGASPTREGDDVVVKANDSDVPHCLALAIDAGLSDITCTPASLEDLFLRHYEADVR; translated from the coding sequence ATGGACATCGCAGTTAACGGACTCGTCAAGAAGTTCGGTTCCTTCACAGCGCTCGATCATCTGGACCTAGCGGTGGAAAGTGGATCCGTGCACGGATTCCTGGGCCCCAACGGCTCCGGCAAGTCCACCACCATCCGAACGCTCCTTGGGCTCTATCGCCGCGAAAGCGGGCAGGTGACAGTTCTTGGGCAAGATCCAGCCACGAGTGCTGACACCATCAATCGCAAGGTGGCCTACGTACCAGGTGATGTGGCGCTGTGGCCAAACCTCACAGGCATGCAATGCTTGGACGCCCTCGCTTCCATGAGAGGCGCACGAGACGCCGCGCGCGAATCACTGCTCATCGAGCGCTTCGCCCTCGACCCATCCAAACGCGTACGCACCTACTCCCGTGGCAATCGCCAGAAAGTGGCGTTGATCGCGGCACTATCCGCGCCCGTAAAGCTGTTGCTGCTGGATGAGCCCACCAGCGGGTTAGATCCGCTCATGGAGCAGGCCTTTCGCGAAACCATTGCGGAAGCTCAAGGATCTCAACAGACGGTGCTCTTATCCAGCCACATCCTCAGCGAGGTCCAAAGCGTGTGCACGGATGTCACGATCATTCGTGAGGGCCGCACAGTCGAATCCGGATCTCTGGCACAGATGCGCCACTTGGCCGCCCGCGAGATCCGCGCTCGCGGCCCCAAACCGCAGCTCACCGCGTTTTGCCTTTCCCTTACCTCGTCTGGCGCATCACCCACGCGCGAGGGCGACGACGTCGTCGTCAAAGCAAACGATTCCGACGTTCCGCACTGCCTGGCGCTGGCGATCGATGCCGGGCTATCGGACATCACATGTACGCCGGCCAGCCTCGAAGATCTGTTCCTGCGTCATTACGAGGCTGATGTGAGATGA
- a CDS encoding fumarylacetoacetate hydrolase family protein codes for MKLARLGLDQGPRYAVLDEETNHYIVLADDPMFGKIEPSGQRLAADEVRLVAPMLPRSKVVGLGGAYDTDKVEDLTVFLKPNTAVVGPDQGINFPRWASSISYEAELAIVIGRVAKELPVERAHEAIFGYTLANDVTAGGVPVVLNKVFDASCPLGPVIDTDFDPSDKVLEVKVNGQSAGTRSTAELQISPTQIVSYLSTIFTLLPGDVILTGAGVEAPMSSESDVVDVSLEGIGSMRNRVIRGF; via the coding sequence ATGAAACTTGCACGACTTGGTTTGGATCAGGGCCCTCGCTACGCAGTTCTCGATGAAGAGACTAACCACTACATTGTTCTTGCGGATGATCCCATGTTTGGGAAGATCGAACCGAGCGGTCAGCGCTTGGCTGCCGACGAGGTCCGGTTGGTGGCTCCGATGCTGCCGAGGTCAAAGGTTGTGGGGCTGGGTGGCGCATACGATACGGATAAGGTTGAGGACCTAACAGTCTTTCTCAAACCGAACACGGCCGTGGTGGGCCCTGATCAGGGGATCAACTTCCCACGCTGGGCCTCAAGTATCTCCTATGAAGCCGAGCTGGCTATCGTCATTGGGCGGGTAGCCAAGGAACTGCCAGTAGAGCGCGCCCATGAAGCGATCTTTGGTTACACCCTAGCCAACGATGTGACTGCGGGCGGTGTGCCGGTGGTGTTGAATAAGGTCTTTGACGCCTCCTGCCCACTTGGGCCGGTCATTGACACGGATTTTGATCCATCTGACAAGGTCCTTGAAGTCAAGGTGAACGGGCAGTCGGCAGGAACGCGGTCTACCGCGGAGCTTCAGATTTCACCAACCCAGATCGTTTCCTACTTATCCACGATCTTTACGTTGCTGCCTGGTGATGTGATTCTGACTGGAGCAGGTGTGGAGGCTCCGATGTCCAGTGAAAGCGATGTGGTTGACGTGAGCTTGGAAGGGATCGGATCCATGCGCAATCGAGTGATTCGCGGCTTCTGA
- a CDS encoding MalY/PatB family protein, with the protein MAYDFDTRTIEQLTAEGSHKWSRFPGTLGMWVAEMDFGISDELRDYLIAEAKRGTFGYLPQRDTKQILEATSEWFTRFGWRPDPARMLLIPEVLEGMRQTIKHFTSPGSPVVVPTPAYMPFLTIPAEFDREVIQVPSHRDDAGIWHMDLEGIDAAFSAGAELIILCNPWNPTGRCLTREELEALDAVVEAHGARVFEDAIHAPLILDENTYVPYATLSEAAASRTITAVAASKGWNIPGLKCAQLIFNNAADWRAFQPFAYPVSEPTSTTGARAAGVAFSQSQDWNDSLREYLAQNRDVLVDRIASWNGVSVAPVEGTYIAFIDFSELAANGAFGELSPAQFIREKAGVSFTEGSLCGTGYETFARIIFATPKAILIEALDRIEKAVPGLV; encoded by the coding sequence ATGGCATATGACTTCGACACCCGCACTATCGAACAGTTGACCGCAGAGGGATCGCACAAATGGTCCCGCTTCCCCGGCACGCTAGGCATGTGGGTGGCGGAGATGGACTTCGGTATCTCAGATGAACTCCGCGATTACCTCATCGCAGAAGCCAAGCGGGGCACGTTCGGTTATCTTCCCCAGCGTGATACGAAGCAGATCCTCGAAGCGACCTCGGAGTGGTTCACGCGTTTTGGCTGGAGACCAGATCCCGCGCGTATGCTCCTGATTCCCGAGGTTCTTGAGGGAATGCGCCAAACCATCAAGCACTTCACTTCCCCCGGTTCGCCAGTGGTAGTTCCAACTCCGGCTTACATGCCCTTCTTGACTATCCCTGCCGAATTCGATCGCGAGGTCATCCAGGTTCCTAGCCACCGGGATGACGCCGGTATATGGCACATGGATCTCGAGGGTATTGACGCGGCATTCAGCGCGGGTGCGGAACTCATCATTCTATGTAATCCGTGGAACCCAACAGGGCGCTGCTTGACCCGTGAGGAGCTCGAGGCGCTGGACGCTGTGGTTGAGGCTCATGGCGCACGCGTGTTTGAGGACGCCATTCATGCTCCACTCATCTTGGATGAGAACACGTATGTGCCCTATGCAACTCTCAGTGAGGCGGCCGCCAGCCGAACAATCACCGCCGTCGCCGCGTCTAAGGGATGGAACATCCCCGGTCTCAAGTGTGCCCAGCTCATCTTCAACAATGCCGCAGATTGGCGCGCTTTCCAGCCATTTGCCTACCCGGTCAGCGAGCCGACATCCACCACTGGTGCACGTGCTGCCGGAGTCGCTTTCTCTCAGAGTCAGGATTGGAACGATTCTCTACGTGAGTATCTCGCCCAGAACCGCGACGTCCTCGTCGATCGGATTGCTAGCTGGAATGGTGTGAGTGTTGCTCCGGTGGAGGGTACCTACATCGCGTTCATCGACTTCTCGGAACTGGCGGCAAACGGCGCGTTCGGCGAACTCTCGCCAGCTCAGTTCATTCGCGAAAAGGCGGGTGTTTCCTTCACTGAAGGCTCACTGTGCGGCACGGGATACGAAACCTTCGCCCGCATCATCTTTGCAACCCCGAAGGCGATTCTGATCGAAGCGCTCGATCGCATTGAGAAGGCTGTTCCTGGTCTGGTTTAG
- the gltX gene encoding glutamate--tRNA ligase codes for MAITTAAGSDIRVRFCPSPTGTPHVGMVRTCLFNYAYARHVGGTFVFRIEDTDAARDSEESFNAIIESLEWMGLDWDEGVNVGGPHGPYRQSERGDIYRDVAAKLLAGGYAYEAFSTPAEIEARHLAKGEDPKLGYDGFDRHLTEEQKAAFRAAGREPVLRMRMPDSDISFDDLVRGEITFKAGSVPDYVIVRANGDPLYTLTNPVDDALMEITHVLRGEDLLSSTPRQVVLYKALEEIGVAGFTPRFGHLPYVMGEGNKKLSKRDPESNLLLHRKRGMIPEGLLNYLGLLGWSIAADNDIFSKEEMIQAFDIANVNPNPARFDDKKCIAINAEHIRMLDEADFRSRLVPYLHEGGIVSADSYEGLTENERELLTAAAPLAQTRMQLLGESTDLMRFLFITSDQIEYNEKAVSKLKDSAVDVLQAASQVFADLETFDAEHIKPALDAKLVEEMEVKPRLAFGPLFVAMTGTNVSLPVVDSMAILGKDEVLARIARLVGILAA; via the coding sequence ATGGCTATTACCACTGCTGCGGGTTCAGATATCCGCGTTCGCTTCTGTCCATCGCCCACCGGAACCCCTCATGTGGGAATGGTGCGCACCTGCCTCTTCAACTACGCATACGCACGTCACGTAGGTGGCACATTCGTCTTCAGAATCGAAGATACCGACGCCGCCCGCGATTCCGAGGAATCCTTCAACGCGATCATTGAGTCGCTCGAATGGATGGGCCTCGACTGGGACGAAGGCGTCAATGTAGGTGGCCCCCACGGCCCTTACCGTCAGTCTGAACGCGGCGATATCTACCGCGATGTTGCGGCCAAACTCCTCGCTGGCGGGTACGCATACGAAGCCTTCTCCACGCCCGCTGAGATCGAAGCGCGCCACCTCGCCAAGGGCGAGGACCCCAAGCTTGGCTACGATGGCTTCGATCGCCACCTCACCGAGGAACAGAAGGCGGCCTTCCGCGCCGCCGGGCGGGAACCCGTGCTGCGCATGCGAATGCCCGATTCCGACATCTCGTTCGACGATCTGGTTCGCGGCGAGATCACGTTCAAGGCCGGGTCAGTTCCCGACTACGTCATTGTCCGTGCCAATGGTGATCCTCTTTACACACTGACCAACCCGGTTGATGACGCCCTAATGGAGATCACGCACGTGCTGCGCGGCGAGGACCTCCTCTCATCTACTCCGCGCCAAGTAGTCCTCTACAAAGCGCTGGAGGAAATCGGCGTCGCCGGATTTACCCCTCGTTTTGGCCACCTTCCCTACGTCATGGGTGAAGGCAACAAGAAGCTTTCCAAACGCGACCCGGAGTCAAATCTGCTGCTCCATCGCAAGCGTGGAATGATCCCGGAAGGCCTCCTGAACTACCTAGGCCTGCTCGGTTGGTCCATTGCCGCTGACAATGACATCTTCTCCAAGGAGGAGATGATCCAGGCTTTTGACATCGCCAATGTGAATCCAAACCCAGCTCGATTCGATGACAAGAAGTGCATTGCCATCAACGCCGAACACATCCGCATGCTTGATGAAGCAGACTTCCGTTCCCGCTTGGTGCCATATCTGCATGAGGGTGGAATCGTTTCTGCCGATTCGTACGAAGGCCTGACTGAGAACGAGCGTGAGTTGCTCACTGCGGCTGCGCCGCTCGCCCAGACTCGCATGCAACTCTTGGGTGAATCTACGGATCTCATGCGTTTCCTTTTCATCACGTCCGATCAGATTGAATACAACGAAAAGGCCGTATCGAAGCTCAAGGATTCCGCCGTAGACGTTTTGCAGGCGGCTTCACAGGTATTTGCAGATTTGGAGACCTTTGATGCCGAACACATCAAGCCAGCTCTCGATGCAAAGCTGGTCGAGGAAATGGAAGTCAAGCCGCGCTTGGCCTTTGGCCCACTCTTCGTGGCAATGACGGGAACGAACGTCTCTCTGCCGGTGGTCGATTCCATGGCTATCTTGGGCAAAGATGAGGTTCTTGCGCGCATCGCACGCCTGGTGGGGATTTTGGCTGCCTGA
- a CDS encoding GNAT family N-acetyltransferase — MATQFRLIEVPTPTDGETTFLHSALEALSGEESMRLGGNLDQMITATEFVAGSLDSDTRRTHILIATSPEGVAGEDLTLAHLESAGALHRALSLSQREFGAEERGVGEVAESDAGKDADQPSRLAIAGALSISYPLRDNLETADLEVMLADDFVGSGVEAILLRIAEDVVRAQGRTRLEVWTEHSAWEEASEADTRLVHAVVTALPTDGTMVSPVQTSLSVELQEAGYRAEFSEWINVLNVDQHESMAIPVEGYEALTWHSPQSPLELLDELAPLYALASTDMPSGSLTRSDEVWDVGRVVRKEQLATRSNTEWLVAAVRPVGGELVGWSKINVTGGDAPVAAFQEGTLTREEHRGRGLATWMKRANVAQLRDLYPSVRRVWTWNSGGNTPVIALNIRFGFTPARLAVAWEKKL; from the coding sequence GTGGCCACACAATTTAGACTCATTGAAGTCCCAACGCCTACAGACGGCGAAACCACTTTCCTGCACAGTGCACTCGAAGCACTCAGCGGTGAAGAATCCATGCGGCTTGGTGGAAACCTAGACCAAATGATCACAGCTACTGAGTTCGTAGCCGGTTCCTTAGATTCTGATACAAGGCGCACGCACATATTGATCGCGACAAGTCCCGAAGGCGTGGCTGGCGAAGATTTGACTCTTGCGCACCTCGAGAGTGCTGGAGCACTTCACAGAGCTCTTTCGCTGAGTCAACGAGAGTTTGGGGCGGAGGAGCGCGGCGTTGGCGAGGTTGCGGAATCCGACGCGGGCAAAGATGCGGATCAACCAAGTCGCTTGGCCATCGCAGGGGCTCTTTCCATCTCATATCCCTTACGAGATAACTTAGAAACGGCGGATCTCGAGGTAATGTTGGCCGACGATTTCGTGGGCTCAGGAGTCGAGGCGATTCTTCTTCGAATTGCTGAAGATGTGGTTCGGGCCCAGGGCCGAACTCGGCTGGAGGTCTGGACTGAGCACTCGGCCTGGGAAGAAGCTTCAGAGGCCGATACCCGCCTAGTCCACGCAGTTGTCACTGCTCTGCCTACAGATGGCACGATGGTGTCGCCAGTTCAGACATCTTTGAGCGTGGAGCTCCAAGAGGCCGGATACCGGGCAGAGTTTAGCGAGTGGATCAACGTTCTCAATGTTGATCAGCATGAATCGATGGCGATCCCGGTTGAGGGTTATGAGGCGCTCACGTGGCATTCGCCGCAGAGCCCCCTTGAGCTTCTCGATGAGCTTGCACCTTTGTATGCTTTGGCCTCCACTGATATGCCTTCTGGCAGTCTCACTAGATCAGACGAAGTGTGGGATGTGGGCAGGGTGGTCCGCAAGGAACAGTTGGCCACGCGCTCCAATACGGAGTGGCTTGTTGCGGCAGTTCGCCCCGTTGGCGGAGAACTCGTGGGGTGGAGCAAGATCAACGTTACTGGTGGCGATGCACCTGTGGCTGCATTTCAAGAAGGTACGCTGACCCGCGAGGAACATCGGGGCCGCGGGTTGGCAACATGGATGAAGCGGGCCAACGTGGCTCAACTGCGTGACCTCTACCCAAGTGTTCGGCGCGTATGGACGTGGAACTCTGGAGGCAATACGCCGGTTATTGCTCTTAACATCAGATTTGGTTTTACGCCTGCCCGCCTGGCAGTCGCGTGGGAGAAGAAGCTGTAG
- a CDS encoding carbohydrate ABC transporter permease codes for MSIQNLSEDPILESNATPLIASPSSRKTSVAGRIVRIFNNGIVNTLLIIVAALWLVPTVGLFFSSLRTSNASAQSGWWTIFGDTSQLTLENYARLLDSPSFVQSIINTILIVVPSTFLVVALGSMAGYALAWVNFRGREWVLILIVALMAVPLQVSFIPLAKLFGMVGIFGTRWAVILFHTAFGLPFAVYLLRNFFRQIPLEMMEAARIDGAGEVRIFFRIALPLALPSIASLTIFQFLWSWNDMLVALIFAGANDAPLTVELQKQLRQFSSNIDILASGAFLSMVVPLIVFFAFQRYFVNALMAGTTK; via the coding sequence ATGAGCATCCAGAACCTCAGCGAAGATCCGATTCTCGAAAGTAACGCCACCCCACTCATCGCGTCACCCTCTTCACGGAAGACGTCTGTGGCCGGCCGGATCGTCCGCATCTTCAACAACGGGATCGTCAACACTCTGCTCATCATCGTGGCAGCGTTGTGGTTGGTCCCCACAGTTGGGCTCTTCTTTTCATCTTTACGGACGTCGAATGCCTCCGCTCAGTCCGGGTGGTGGACCATTTTTGGCGACACCTCGCAACTAACACTGGAAAACTACGCTAGGCTGCTGGATTCGCCGTCGTTCGTCCAATCCATCATCAACACCATACTGATCGTGGTTCCTTCAACCTTCCTTGTGGTGGCATTAGGGTCCATGGCGGGCTACGCGCTCGCGTGGGTTAACTTCCGTGGGCGCGAATGGGTGCTGATTCTGATCGTGGCGCTCATGGCCGTGCCGTTGCAGGTTTCCTTCATTCCACTGGCCAAGTTGTTCGGCATGGTGGGGATCTTCGGGACCCGCTGGGCGGTCATCTTGTTCCACACAGCATTTGGTCTACCGTTCGCCGTATACCTGCTACGGAACTTCTTCCGCCAGATTCCGTTGGAGATGATGGAAGCTGCTCGAATTGATGGAGCTGGTGAGGTGCGGATATTCTTCCGCATCGCTCTGCCGTTGGCTCTACCTTCTATCGCGTCGCTGACCATCTTCCAGTTCCTGTGGTCATGGAATGACATGTTGGTGGCGCTCATCTTCGCAGGAGCAAATGATGCGCCTCTCACTGTGGAGCTGCAGAAGCAGCTGCGTCAGTTCTCCTCAAACATTGACATCCTTGCCTCTGGGGCATTCCTTTCGATGGTGGTGCCCCTGATCGTGTTCTTCGCTTTCCAGCGCTACTTCGTCAACGCGCTCATGGCTGGAACAACCAAGTAG
- a CDS encoding ABC transporter permease subunit encodes MSSTHARRPSRKDSPRLLLAIMLGPAALVLIVMIVYPICYSIWRSLFDSTGTTFVGLGNYVEMFQRPSTLNAVRNNLIWVLVAPLVCTVLGLIFAVLMERIQWRTAFRLIIFMPMAISMLAAGVIWRSAFQQDPNIGLVNAVVVGIQDTFSGTSSYPGARPREEVGITQEDDGAIATDSLATAGDVVNFPLIGIKPDDVAGSSIAQPATSEATSITGTVWLDFVKGGGGEAGQMGADEQGLAGLKVEAVDASGQTIASTTTDDSGRFALEVGSGVDASIVLPSTNFTASATGVNWLGPSLITPVVILAFIWIWAGFAMVMIASGLAAVDHTLLEAARTDGANEWQVFRNITIPQLLPVLSVVLVTLIINVLKIFDLVYVIPPGESKPAANVVAVQMWTEFGGNDYGMGSALAIFLLIMVLPFMLFNIRNFRKGRES; translated from the coding sequence ATGAGCAGCACACACGCACGCCGACCCTCACGCAAAGACAGCCCCCGACTTCTTCTGGCAATCATGCTTGGCCCAGCGGCGCTCGTCCTCATCGTGATGATCGTTTACCCGATTTGCTATTCCATCTGGCGTTCTCTGTTTGATAGCACAGGCACGACCTTCGTTGGACTGGGCAACTATGTGGAAATGTTTCAGCGCCCGTCCACGCTGAACGCCGTCCGCAACAACCTCATCTGGGTGCTCGTTGCACCCCTCGTGTGTACCGTTTTGGGCCTTATCTTTGCGGTACTTATGGAAAGGATTCAGTGGCGCACCGCCTTCCGGCTCATCATCTTCATGCCCATGGCGATTTCGATGCTGGCCGCCGGAGTTATCTGGCGTTCCGCATTTCAACAGGACCCCAATATCGGACTGGTGAACGCCGTCGTCGTCGGAATCCAAGACACCTTTTCAGGCACAAGTTCGTATCCTGGCGCAAGGCCTCGCGAGGAAGTAGGAATAACGCAAGAAGACGACGGCGCCATCGCCACCGATTCACTTGCCACCGCTGGTGATGTAGTCAACTTCCCGCTTATTGGTATTAAGCCCGACGACGTCGCCGGTTCGTCTATTGCCCAACCGGCCACTTCCGAAGCCACCTCTATCACCGGAACCGTCTGGCTGGACTTCGTCAAAGGTGGTGGCGGGGAGGCTGGTCAGATGGGTGCCGACGAGCAAGGTTTGGCCGGTCTCAAGGTGGAGGCAGTAGACGCCAGCGGGCAGACCATCGCTTCCACCACAACCGACGATTCCGGCCGTTTTGCGCTGGAAGTAGGATCTGGCGTGGACGCAAGCATTGTCTTGCCCTCCACGAACTTCACAGCGAGTGCTACAGGCGTCAACTGGCTGGGACCATCACTCATTACACCGGTGGTGATCTTGGCATTCATCTGGATCTGGGCAGGCTTTGCAATGGTCATGATTGCCTCGGGCCTCGCAGCAGTGGATCACACCCTCTTAGAAGCCGCCCGGACAGATGGTGCGAACGAATGGCAGGTGTTCCGAAACATCACGATTCCGCAACTCTTGCCGGTGCTGTCAGTGGTGCTCGTGACTCTCATTATTAACGTGCTCAAGATCTTTGATCTCGTGTATGTTATTCCACCCGGAGAATCCAAACCCGCCGCCAACGTGGTTGCGGTACAGATGTGGACCGAGTTCGGTGGGAACGACTACGGAATGGGCTCTGCACTGGCCATATTCCTTCTCATCATGGTGCTGCCATTCATGCTCTTCAACATTCGAAACTTCCGGAAGGGTCGTGAGTCATGA
- a CDS encoding ABC transporter substrate-binding protein, producing the protein MRRQLSAVFALTATVALVAACGADEGSSSDTTEPTGTTETTTESTLPDLSGQSLTVAADWSGAEQESFEAVLAEFENLTGATVTYTSLGNNVATTLGTQIEGGKPPSIALIPQPGLMKQLAEDGSIVPLSDDVLAVADANYAQTWIDLATVDDDVYGVWFKAANKSTVWYNVGVYDDAGAAIPETWDDFLDTLQTVSDSGVPGLAVGADVGWPLTDWFENVYLRTAGPEKYDQLANHEIPWTDDSVKEALGILGDLWGNDQLLLAGGAQRTFPDSVTAVFGDTPQAGTVFEGDFVASNIADQTSSVVGEDAKFYSFPSINGSDPSVMGAGNVAIAFDESEATSALMSFLASPESANIWIARGGFTSPNQNADMSLYPDETSQEIAQQLVDAEVFRFDLSDLTPSAFGGTEGQGFWAEMIKFYQNPTDVDAAAAALEAAAVAAY; encoded by the coding sequence ATGCGACGGCAATTGTCAGCCGTCTTCGCCCTCACCGCAACCGTGGCCCTTGTGGCCGCGTGTGGCGCGGACGAAGGCTCTTCTTCCGATACCACCGAACCCACTGGCACCACTGAAACAACTACGGAATCCACGCTTCCCGATCTCTCTGGCCAGAGCCTGACGGTGGCTGCCGATTGGTCAGGCGCCGAACAAGAGAGCTTCGAAGCCGTTTTGGCCGAATTCGAAAACCTCACGGGAGCAACCGTCACCTACACATCGCTCGGCAACAATGTTGCCACCACACTGGGAACGCAGATTGAAGGCGGCAAACCACCCTCGATCGCGCTCATTCCTCAACCCGGGCTTATGAAGCAACTGGCTGAAGACGGCTCCATCGTGCCCCTATCAGACGATGTCCTAGCTGTTGCGGATGCCAACTATGCTCAGACGTGGATAGATCTGGCAACAGTGGACGACGACGTTTACGGCGTCTGGTTCAAGGCTGCCAACAAGTCCACCGTCTGGTACAACGTCGGAGTCTATGATGACGCAGGCGCGGCCATCCCAGAGACGTGGGATGACTTCTTGGATACTCTACAGACAGTCTCAGATTCTGGCGTACCAGGATTGGCAGTGGGTGCGGACGTGGGCTGGCCCCTCACCGACTGGTTCGAAAACGTGTACCTTCGCACAGCCGGCCCGGAAAAGTATGACCAGCTGGCAAACCATGAGATTCCTTGGACTGATGACTCAGTGAAGGAAGCTCTCGGGATCCTTGGAGATCTCTGGGGAAATGATCAATTGCTCTTGGCAGGCGGTGCCCAGCGGACATTCCCAGATTCTGTGACGGCAGTATTTGGCGATACTCCGCAGGCAGGAACGGTCTTTGAAGGCGACTTTGTTGCATCAAATATCGCAGATCAGACCTCCTCCGTGGTTGGCGAGGATGCCAAGTTCTACTCATTCCCCTCCATCAACGGCTCAGACCCCTCGGTCATGGGAGCTGGAAATGTGGCGATTGCGTTTGATGAGAGTGAAGCAACTTCCGCTCTCATGTCATTCCTTGCCTCTCCTGAGTCGGCAAACATTTGGATTGCTCGAGGTGGTTTCACCTCCCCGAACCAGAACGCCGACATGAGCCTCTATCCAGATGAGACCTCCCAAGAGATCGCACAGCAACTCGTTGATGCGGAAGTCTTCCGCTTCGATCTGTCCGATCTCACTCCATCCGCATTCGGCGGTACAGAAGGTCAGGGATTCTGGGCAGAGATGATCAAGTTCTACCAGAACCCAACTGACGTTGATGCTGCCGCCGCAGCCCTTGAGGCCGCGGCAGTAGCGGCTTACTGA
- a CDS encoding LD-carboxypeptidase: MTRVAISACSNPPESESTIMQLAQALEAAGFDVASEPIRRLAFKNRGEWRWDPRDRADLLNHAFVDPSIDAILDLSGGDLANEVLPFLDWDVIASNPKPMVGYSDLSCVLGSLPFRSLLWNPRVGIEHGFAPLEVALEGSNVRPAITALETGEMASDHPVVDAHVINALPWLGGNIRCFLKLAGTENWPDLTRKVLVIEALHLSLSSLAALLAHHTMLGTWDYVAGVVVGQLTSLDEASQRDAALHLIGSYTSGLPLFAAPGLGHSMDSEAVTLG; encoded by the coding sequence ATGACACGCGTCGCAATTTCTGCTTGCTCTAATCCTCCGGAATCCGAGTCCACGATCATGCAGCTTGCTCAGGCACTTGAGGCTGCCGGCTTCGACGTCGCTTCAGAGCCTATTCGCAGATTGGCATTCAAGAACCGAGGAGAATGGCGCTGGGATCCACGCGATCGGGCAGACCTCCTCAACCATGCGTTCGTAGATCCCTCCATAGATGCGATCCTTGACCTCAGCGGTGGTGACCTCGCCAACGAGGTGCTTCCGTTCTTGGACTGGGATGTCATTGCCAGCAATCCAAAACCGATGGTTGGTTACTCAGACCTCAGCTGCGTTCTTGGCTCCCTGCCTTTCCGATCGCTGTTGTGGAATCCTCGTGTTGGGATTGAGCACGGCTTCGCTCCCCTAGAGGTCGCTCTGGAGGGCTCCAATGTTCGGCCTGCTATCACCGCGCTAGAGACCGGTGAGATGGCGTCTGACCATCCCGTGGTGGATGCTCACGTCATTAACGCTCTTCCATGGCTGGGCGGGAACATTCGTTGCTTCCTTAAACTTGCGGGAACGGAGAACTGGCCCGATCTCACGCGCAAGGTTCTTGTCATTGAAGCACTCCATCTCTCATTGAGCTCGCTCGCGGCACTACTGGCCCACCACACCATGCTCGGGACATGGGATTACGTGGCAGGAGTTGTGGTAGGTCAACTCACTTCGCTTGATGAGGCCAGCCAACGCGATGCTGCACTTCACCTTATTGGTTCTTATACCAGCGGGTTGCCTCTCTTTGCGGCGCCAGGACTCGGACATTCTATGGACTCAGAAGCTGTCACTCTGGGTTGA